Below is a window of Plasmodium brasilianum strain Bolivian I chromosome 14, whole genome shotgun sequence DNA.
AATGTGTCcacatacgtatgtatatacatacatatatatatatatatatacaaacatgtaTTATATGGATACGAATGTGTAAGCAAAATGTGTTTTTATATAGTACATTCATGTTACtaaattttatagaatatCCATTCGCCATATAAGAGTTTACCAAATTTTATCTATGACAATTTAATTCAATGGGATTCCAAAAAAGGAGCTGAAGATTTTTCCAGTAACTTAAATGAAGAGAACTCTCAAAAGTTTTGCaatgataataacaaaaatttggAGGCTATCAAACAGGAGACATTAGGTTCGAATGGCATAGACAAAGCTAAATGCTCCCCCAGTggtaaggaaaataaaagatgagatatatgaaatgaataagtaaataaataaataaacaaataaataaataaacaaataaataaataaacaaataaataaataaacaaataaataaataaacaaataaataaatgaataattgaACGATTAATACAATGCCTTTACATTTCTATGCTGATTTAATTTTCTTCAATGCTTATTCCTTCGTACCAGAATTTGTCATACCATTTCCCGACATTGTAATTATTAACCCTCCTCGAAAGGGGTGTGAAAaggtaaaaacaaaaaaaaaaaaaaaaaaaaagagaaaaaagaacaagaaataaaataaaatatgacaaagtaaaaaaacaaaacaaacaaaataaagtaaaaataaggtAATATGTATGCGTTCATTTTACCCATATCACAGATATTTAGAAGATGGCTAAGAGGATTATGCTGCAGGTTTTTAATCTACATATCATGTAATCCATACAGTCAATTTAGGGACATTAatcatttaattaatttggggtatattcatttattattttacctACTTTAGcgaaaaaaagttatattgtCCATGGGAGTACGCACaaagttttattatatatatatgtacatatatatatttaactacTTTTTATCCCTTCAGATATGTGGTCAAAGAAATTATTCCACTAGACACGTTCCCAAGAACGCAGCACATTGAATCAGTAGTTTTGTTAGAGTTTGATTTTAATAAGGTTtgcaaaaatgttttaaacaGAGAGTAATTCAAGAATACCTATATAaacattcataaatatacatacctATGTCTATACATATCtgtgttttgttttattttatcttattctatttcttttatttttattattattttttttttaatagacgGTGGATAATGAAAAGAGACAAATAATGGAATTTGAATTAAGTgaaattaaaagtaataaaagaaagaagtataaaaaaggttaaaattttataaatttttaagaagTGTGCATACATAGGATTTAGACgcatgtacatttatatgtataaacatttatatcattGTACATtcacttacatatataaaagtatatgattatatacatatatacactcACTTATACACATTAAGTGCAGTTTTATTGAATGAAGATTGTTTAATTGATACatgaaataaatgtatttttctaccgttattaaacaaaaaaaaaaaaaataaaataaaaaaaaacagaagtAACGTACACGGAAATTTTTTCTGTAAAAGCAGttatacttaaaattttaagtataagtttaatatattccttttttacttttcttttgGTTTTgtcaattttctttttccattttgaattttactttttttcgtATAGCTTTTAAAATTAACGATAAAACTAGGGATTAATCATCAATTTCGACAACTAGTATACTTTCTATGTAACTCTTTtatgcttttcttttttttttttttttttttttttttttttttgcaaaagtCACACCCTACTTCTTTTCTCAAAAAGTGCACCATTATTGTGAATGAAGAATATTCCCAAGTAGTTGCTTATTTGAGCACccgtaaatattttttattggcACTAGATTATCTTAACCCTCCTATATCTTTTCGTACTCTATTTTTCCTTCTAATTTCTTGGCTTCATTAATTTTCCTTGCGGCTTTATAAAAATCTTCCTCAATAACATAATCTCGCATAGCCCTAATTGCAAACATCCCAGCTTCTGTACATACATTTCTAAGGTCTGCCCCATTAAAACCATCACATAATCTACAAACAGATTCATAATCGATATCCCCTAGCTTTGTCATTTTATTTGcatgaatttttaaaatttcaatCCTTGCCGTTTCATTAGGTAATggaatttcaatttttcgaTCCAATCTACCAGGTCTGATTAAAGCTGGATCTAAGACATCTGGTCTATTAGTAgccataataattttcacaTTTCCTAATTCTTCAAAACCATCTAAATGATTTAATAATTCCATGAGTGTTCTTTGAATTTCTCTGTCTGCAGAAGTTCCTTGAGAAAATCTTCTACCCCCTATGGCATCAATTTCAtccataaaaataatacatggTTGATGTTCTTTTGCATATGTAAACATTTCTCTAATAATTCTAGCACTTTCACCAATATACTTATCGACAATTGCTGAAACAACAATTCTCATAAAATTACAATTAATGTTAGATGCCATAGCTCTAGCTAATAATGTTTTTCCAGTACCCGGAGGtccatataataatactCCCTTTGGAGTTTTGATCCCTactcttttaaataaaaatggattaAGTATTGGTAATTCTACTACTTCTCTCATTTGTCTTATTTGCTCACTTAACCCTCCTATTTGATTATaattaactttatttttactattttcaCTTTTATCTATGTCACTTATCATATTAAATACTAAAGGATCTACTTCACAAGGCAATCTTTTCATTACTGTTAAGGTAGTCATATCTAATGATACTCTTGTACCGATTACTAATTtgcttttattaattttagatTTACACCCTACTACATATCTCGGTCCACTTGATGCCTTTACAATAAACTTTTCGTCTTCTAATTGTTTTAATACTTGTCCTATTATTTGACCTACACTTTGTAAGgcttttaaattatcttcCGTTTTTTCATACTTTTTATTCAACTCTTTTATATCTagtcttaatttttttattttactttcaaCTTCTCGGTGTTCTATTACTTTCTTTACGTATAACTTGATGCTTTCCTTATTATCCATCCTGACTGcgaacataaataaaataagtaggCGGAAAAAATGTAGGTATAAGTTAGCACCTTATTATTGCAACACTGTGATCCTGCAATCACATATACATTCCTAAAATGATTATGTcccatacgtacatatatacatgtgtatacatacatataagcatacatagatacatatatataagcatacatagatacatacatatatgcatacattgatacatacatatgtgcacatatgtTTATTTCTTAACCTCATAACTCTCCGTAAGTGCCTCTTAATGTGCTTCGCTTTCTTCTTACACTCTGCGTGCCCCTTATGACGTATGAACGAATAAATTGTATCCAAAATGCTTTCTCTATCTTATTATATTGGCTTTTTCTCCTAATGTTATTTTATCCCTTttctgtttttatattttatttttctttgttctATTATACCACCTTATTATTTGCTCTGTTCGTTCTTTTAtctcatattattattttgttaattttgttattcttttatctgttttgtaattaattacctaatttattattacctatattattattattttttttttttttttattgggTTTTCTATTTTCTGTAACTActaaaatgtacaaaaaaaaaaaaaaaaaaaaaaagaaacacaAATCCACCAATTAAATGTTATACACAATTATTGAagttta
It encodes the following:
- a CDS encoding 26S protease regulatory subunit 10B encodes the protein MDNKESIKLYVKKVIEHREVESKIKKLRLDIKELNKKYEKTEDNLKALQSVGQIIGQVLKQLEDEKFIVKASSGPRYVVGCKSKINKSKLVIGTRVSLDMTTLTVMKRLPCEVDPLVFNMISDIDKSENSKNKVNYNQIGGLSEQIRQMREVVELPILNPFLFKRVGIKTPKGVLLYGPPGTGKTLLARAMASNINCNFMRIVVSAIVDKYIGESARIIREMFTYAKEHQPCIIFMDEIDAIGGRRFSQGTSADREIQRTLMELLNHLDGFEELGNVKIIMATNRPDVLDPALIRPGRLDRKIEIPLPNETARIEILKIHANKMTKLGDIDYESVCRLCDGFNGADLRNVCTEAGMFAIRAMRDYVIEEDFYKAARKINEAKKLEGKIEYEKI